The nucleotide sequence ATGTAAATTATTTTGTTGTACAATTTAGTCATTGAAAAGGTACATTTCATTTTATCATTATGTTTCCTGATAATCAATGTGTCTTGAATCAAGCACATAACATTTAGTTAGTTGCCAATTGATTGCGAAATAAGAGTGCACATCAATATGGCGATGCAAATGTTAAGTATTTTTTATATTGTGCTGGCATAACTGCTCGTGAATTATGGGATGCCGGAGCTCATCTCTGTGGAGATGAATGTGTAGCTGTGACAGTGCCTCTAGCTAGTGTCTAATGCCAAACTCCAGCTCCCTCAGCACTGACAGCATGGAGCTGGCTGTTTTGCTGTAATCATCTGCCACACGTAGTAAACGACTCTTACTCAGCGTTTGGGgccacaattgtgtgtgtgtgtctgtctgtctgcgtgcgaatgtgtttgtgtgcatgtgtgtgtgcgtcctcAATATGATACTGCTAACAAGGTGACAAATGTGTCTCGCCAAGTGGGCCGTTTATCAGCAAAAGCTCCCTCCCAGCTAATGAAGTCTCGGAGCAAAGGAGCACCTTTGCCTGCATGCAACCCAGCATGGATACCCAGCTGGCATATAACGTTGTGAGAAAtggtttcttagagcttggtgagagcgtggtctccggaaggtggtcagtgactccgctgtcctggcgtcgtgggggagcttgttccaccattggggtgtcaaagcagcgaatagctttgactgggctgagcgggaactgtgcttccgtagaggtaggggggctagcaggccagaggtggatgaacgtagtgccctcgtttgggtgtagggtctgatcagagcctgaaggtaaggaggtgccgtcccccccacagctctgtaggcaagcaccatggttttgtagtagatgcgggcttcaactggaagccagtggagtatgcggaggagcggggtgacgtgagagaacttgggaaggttgaacaccagacgggctgcagcgttctggataagttgcaggggtttaatggcacaggcagggagcccagccaacagcgagttgcagtaataaaacctcccaggaaaacattTAGGGGACCATAGAAAAAAGTTAGCAGAACCTCACTGTAACCTAAACATTTACATTCCCAGAACAGACGAAAtgttcacttccgttctcagaacatttaaaaaacattatgaAAAACCAAAAatgtacgttcccacaacttccaaggaaccaaaatgtgctagctgggtaaacAGCAAGGCAAGAGGATTCACACTGCTCTGTCTCCTTCATTACCCTCTGCTATGCTAACTCACCAATCACCTCCTTTAAACCCTGTATTTCTTAGAAAGACTATGGATGCCATGCTGTACAAATAAATACCAAGGAGCAAATGAAGCAAAGCTGTTAACTCTATTCCATTCCGCAAAGCATTAAAGAGTCAGGTTCAGAAGCCATTCAGAGCGTTGACTCTGTGCCCTACTGCCTGTGTTTGTTATTGTGGTATAAGAGCTGACACACAGATGATGTCCCTGGCATGGAAGTGTCAGGGAGCTTGGCATGCGGGCATTATCCAGCTTTAGTAATGATGTTTGCAGGAACCACTGGCTTGCTGCTGTGTTTGCATTAGTGAAGACCCTGTGGCAGAAAGAGATTAGGTTAAAAATGAAACAGAGAGCGAGTGGagaggggaatgagagagagggtggggggtggggggggatggAAGAGAGAAAAGGTAAAGAAGGAGAGAGTATGGAATGATTCAGCCATTGTACAGTTAAGCAATAAggaaggccagaggaggtgttgtaaatggccaatataccacggctaagtgctgttcttaggcactaccagaggtgccttactgctattataaactgtttaccaacgcatttagaacagtaaacaagtaattttgcATCATAaccgttgtcacgccctggctctggggactctgaaatgttgagccagggtgtgtagtttctgtgttatattttatatgttgatgttctagatcgtttagatctatgttggccagggtggttcccaatcagaggcagctgtatctcgttgtctctgattggggaccatacttaggcagcctgtttggcactagtcggtgtgggatcttgttccgtaaaggtttgttttgtgtaacctaggacttcacgtatcgtttgtttgttattttgtgtcgtgttaagtacttaataaaatgtacgcttatcacgctgcgccttggtccgtatcttccgttaacgatcgtgacaaccgtGGTATATATATACTCCCTATTCTATGGTCCCTTCTGAATACAGTTTGTCAAGTAGATTTACTCTGTGATATGTTATCGACCCTTGACCCACACTGTTGTTCATCATTATAGATTCAACACAACTTAATTTCACCCAACATGTCACATTATCCCATGGGCCTTCAGCTAATAGACGCTGTTTTTGTATTCCTATGATTTTACTGTAAAGTGGGCATGTGCTGGGCTAGCAGTGTTTTTTTTATCCATCtgtggaggagggggtgagagacTCAATGCACTTTAGGATGCTGAGGGATGGTGTTGGGAGGTCAGGTGCCGAGGGAGAGATATATTTCTTGGTGTCACTAAGGGCCCAGGCAAGAGGGAGACTAACATGAAAAGCATCTGAAATGTCTTAGTGTgagtgtctttctgtgtgtgtgtgtgatgcatgcatttttgatagagagagagcgagcgaggggaagagagagagagagagagagagaaagcgagagagagagagagggagggagagagagagagtgtggtgagagagagtgtggtgagagagcgagagcgagagagagagagagagagagagagagagagagagagagagagaaagaaagaaagagagagagagagagagagagagagagagagagaaagagagagagagagagcgagagagagagaggggtttgcGAGGGAACAATTTGCAGGTTTTTAGAGCATTGTACATAATTGGGTCTGCAGCTGCTGCCCTGCTTGGTCTGCAAGTTAAGTTTATAGGACCTCAGTGCTAAATGATCACCACAGAAATAAAAGCTCTCTATGCATGGTTTTCATCCTTTCAAAAATAACATAATTTTACTCCAAACATCCATACTGGTTTTCCAAGTTTATTGTGAACCAAGTTTTGCACACCATAAATGAGAAACCTTGTTTCAATCTACTCAAGCTGATGAACAAAAACAAAGTACCTGCCACATGACATTTAGGCTATTATCTGCTTTGCTAACCACTAAAATGTGATAAAGTAGATTTCTCACCAATGAAATTACTCTACAGCCGAATGAGTGACTCTAATAAATATAAAAGTCATAGCCACACTCCGGTATTTTCAACACCTGCTCCCCACCTCCAAAACATATTCTATTGCAAGCacattttattttcaaatgattgtatATCATAGGAATGTAATTACTACCCAAAGGTTACATATTCTGATTGGGAAATATTTTATAACCGGTAACAATAGTCATTTTTTAAGTGCAACAATAGTTCAGATTAGTTGTGCTCGTTAATTATGAATTATTCATTAGATGATGAGGCAGCGGGTAATCAGTAGACAGAATAATAGTGTACTGTTGCAGGTGGCTTCAAGCCCTCCATTTCCGTTTGCATATGTATATGTGCCGCATTGACAATAACACAAAAGCATATGGCTTTGGTTCACCTCAAACCATTGCAAATCATTCCATATGCATGAATAGTATAGCTACTATTTAGCACATCAGTAGCTGCAACTGTCCTCTGTTCTAAATCAGGGTCTGCAGCATTTTAGGAGGAACACAAAAAGCTACTTACTTTTGAGCTCTTTCTGTTTTGAGGGTTTCTCTTGGGCGAGCATCCACTGAGAGAACTTCTGCCTATCCCCTTGAACCCTATAAGTGCCTTGATGATTATTTAATTCACTTTATCACTGCTTTCTTTCCCACTATATATTCTTCTCACCTAAACTTTGTGGTAAAAGAATTGCTTCCGCCGCAGAGATTACACTGGGGTAATGTTGGAGGGTGATGAGCAGGGAACAGAGATAAGGTTTGCCTCAAAGGGCCAGGGAGGAAGATTATTCTGTCACTTCACTGCATTGAGTCTATCACTTAGCCTGTAGCATCCCATTCATTCAGCATTCTCACTGATCTCCACTGTGGCACAATGCACAGTAGCAGGCACCTCACAGACCAAGTGCAGCTGAGCCGAAGAAGTAACGGTCTTTGCCAGTGTAAACATTGGCATTTCAAACCACTCATGATAAAGATTGAGTGTTAATTATCGTTTTAATTATATCAAGCATGTACATTAATCAAACAGCCCCTTGTCAAAACACACAAATTAACAATGATTTGCAATTTACTTCGCATTGGtgaatttgttgttttgttgacgACTTAAGAAGACTGACTGACAAAATGTCAGGTTTAAGTGCAGGTGATTAATTCAAGATGAACAAGTGCTCTGCTTGGGTACTATAGAGCTGCTGACATGAGAGGTCATTAGTTCATCCAGACCAGATAACCCATCAATCACTCTTTCAATTTTGTAGCAGCATTTCTGTCAGGTGTGCCTTCAGTGGGAATCTCTTTGCTCCTTGTTAATTTAGTCAGAGGTCTGCTGGGGTTTGGGTGCTTTAAAGTCAATAAAACATAGGCAATTCAAGTTCTTCATGGATTCCAAAGGTCAGGAAAGTGTTTCATTAAACTGCAGTAAGGGGTTCCTTTACTTTAAAGAGAGGTTTTATCCAAAAGCCCAGACTTAATTAATTATGCAGTCAGATAGTCAGTGTTATGATATTCCAGTGACCACTAGACTGAAGAAAGGCATGTTTTTACCTCAACCCAGGAAGAAACCTTCAACTGGTCAATTTAAATCAACTCTCAAATTTCAGTTTGAGGTTAATTTATCCTCTGATAATTTCTTCTCATTTAAATACTCTGGTAGTGTCAAACATATTTTATCAGACATTGCATGTTTTTCAAGCTGCATTTAACACAAAACTCTTCTTAAACCATTCATGACTTATGAGGTAAACTCTCGTTTCTTAAATGGCTTCTTTCTCTAAACACCACACAAAGtatatacagtaggcctatgtgatCTAGAAAGGATGTGATAAAGTATCTATAGTTTTGGCTCATTGTCTTTCTCGACATCTTAAGTTAACAGCTAAATCCACTTCTAATCCATGCCCTTTTCCCATGTATTAGACTGAGATGTGAGGGGTTATGCACAGAGAATTAATCAAAATACTTCTGAAAAGAGAACATTTTTCAGTAACCTCAGATGGCCGATGGTTGGCAGAAGTTTCCCCAAAAGGAATTAGGAGACCTTGCCAAGTGTCttaggagagagggataggataACATTGTTTTGCAAACAAGTTGAAGTAATACAGTATGTGACTAGAAAACAAAGTCAACCAGGCTGAATATGCTGCAGTTTTGAAATGGTATCCTACGGTTGGTTTAAAGGAGGATCAAACATGATAGTGGATTTTCTTTGACTCATTTGAAAATGAGTTTCAGACACatgggctgcgtttacacaggcagcccaattctgttattttgcccaattattggtattttgaccaatcacatcatatCTTTtgacaataattgggcaaaagatccgAATTGAACTGCCTGTGTAAACATGTTGTCATATGTAGAGATCTGGATCTGGATCTCTAGccaatttattaaaaaataataaaataataaaaagaaGCAATGAGGTTTTGAAAAGCCGAGCAGTGAGACTTAGGCCATTTGTTTGCTATGGTAGCCCCGACCGGACTCGAATACGGGTCTAGCGACTGTCAAGCCGACACCTTAACCGGCTCTTTTAACTAGCACTTGTATTCCACCTCGCCCTCGTGTGGGTATTGGTTAGCATGCTAggtatcaacagccaatccagtaggaGCTGGAAGCTATAGTGTTCTTCGATTGGTCAATATCACCACGATGTCACGGAGTATTTGCATATGAAGTTCACCTTTCCCCAACTTTGGTCCCGCCCTGTTCATGTCCCTCGCCTGTGCTTTTGCATCGCCAATGGTCTTCCTGCCCACTTTGCTTCTTCCATTGGAAAGTATTGGTTTTCCGTAGTTTCATCGCCCACATCGTCTTCAGTTAATACATACTTCTGACATCAGTGTAGCGAATTCGAGGGGTAGCACCGACCGGGACTTGAACCCTGGCACAGCGACTGTCAAATCAACACTTTAACCATTACGCCAAATTACGCCAAAAGGTCTGAATTTCTTGACAAGGTCCCTAGGTTTTGGTTTAACATCGTTACAATATGTGATTTCTTTAGCTAATTGTTTTTCATACAATTCTTAAGATTTTCCAGGTAGGGCATAGACATTGTTAGAATAAAAATTTCACAAAAtaaagtaatatttccaacaccATATTAAAAGTGGTGCAACACCAGAGATTGGAAACTGAAATACAGTATATTTGACTGCactacaaagaaacagaacaGCGAGGTCTAAACTGTCATAATATTagtatttttactttttttttttcatttagcagtATGTATTATCCAAACTGACgatcagtgcattcaactatgGAGTTTCTTGATTTAGAAAATAGTCTTAACCCAGACTCAGTGTTATTCTTCTTACCGAATATTATTAGGATTGATCAACCATCTAATGCTTGCCAAAAACAGCACTTCGTGGTCACATTTACAATAAAGGGCATTATAAGAACATAAAAATCCTCTGATCTCATCAATGTAACGTTATCAACCTGCAACAGTTGAGTCTGTTATAATCTGTGTTGTTGATCAACGCTACCACCTAGTGGCATAACGATAGTACTTCATTAAAAGGTAGGAACTTTTCTGTATCAACGGTTTCCTGGGGTCCTTATTAATTGTGGGACACAACAATTAGCTGTGGCTAACTAGCTCGCCAGTTATACTTTTATTGGCACTGTGTGAAACAGCATGCACATTTCATCGAAAGTTTTGGGTAAGTGTGAGAATGTTACGACCTTGATAGCTATGTGTCTTATTATCACCAATTATCAGATAGTGAGCTAGCTTGTTTGCCTGGCTAACGTCAGAAATACGTTAGCTTGTCAACAGTTAGCATAGCAAGCAAGCAAAGCATGATTCATGCGACTCGTGGCTTGTTCTAAAGAGGAGTGATTTAGCTACAGCCCAAACCTAACATTTTTAATGCTAGACAGCTGTCCACCTTGTTTGTAGACTGTTACAGTATGTAGCTAACTATTCAACTGATCCCTGCCTCAGCAGTTGACtaatgatagctagctagctaacaccacaACATATACTCATTCTGAATCTCACTTTTTCAGCTAAAAGAATATGAGCAAAGATTCCAAGATGAGAGCAACAATTAATCAGAAGTTAACTGAGATGGGTGAACGAGAGCGGTACGAACATTTTTCAAATGTCTAGTTAATCATTATTAGAAGACCCATCAATCTATGGTCACTGTTCTTGCTTATTTTGGTTGATCCACAGATTGAAGGAGTTGCTCAGAGCTAAACTCACTGAATGCGGATGGAGGGATCAGCTGAAAGCTCATTGCAAAGGTAAGAGTTACTATCATGTGTGGTGGGGATGTCATGAAAAGTCGGTAATAGAAATGATGAGTATGACActcaggggcgtcatgcaccccaaaaatctaACGGGGCCCAAAGTACGTGAGGATGACTAAGGTGGTGGTCGGAGGTAGCTGGCCGTAAATTGGGAACATTtcgcatttttcaaacacctgaaacacctTTTTTCCAGAAATCTacagccataatcattatgctttattctatgtaaaaaaaaaaaaaaggatattGATATTTTTCTGCACATCTAaacatacctcttgagctgtctgtatcctcctgactggtgtttTTAATTAACTGAATATGCTTCTCTGCTAAATTCTGGGTGAAAGGAATATGAGTCTTACTCAGTACATTTTGTagttgcttgcttttctaaagtctaccaaccttgacAGCAGGCATGCCatctaagatagttagacaagctaacTACTCTAACTtcattgatagcctgaaatggcttcttggtagctagttatgagatTAGGAATCTATCTGGGCTAGTAAAGCAAACTATataaattgctaggtggctagtagtattacagagaacaacaacattttaaacaaaattaattgttttattattttttaaacaggacaaatctAAGGGGGCACCCTTTGGGCATGACGCCTCTGACACTGTAAAACACTTATTCTATTAGTGCCAATGCATCCAGCGGTGTAACCATCATGCCAGTCATGTAACTGTTTTCCAgatgtcatcaaggaaaagggctTGGAGCATGTGACTGTCGAGGACCTTGTGGTAGAAATCACCCCTAAAGGAAGAGGTATTTAGGCCTTGTGCTTTTCATTGTTGTGTATACAGTACCTTTTTTCTCGTCCCTTTGTTTAATAACTTCCGTAAAGTTGATCATAACACTACTATCATAACCTGAACCGGATACTGTATATTTATTTCCCCCTCAGTTCTGGTGCCTGACAGCGTGAAGAAGgagctgctgcagaggataagagcCTTCCTGGCTCAGCATGCCACATAATGGAACCAGCGTGATCTTTTTTTATACCCTTTTGCTTTCAGATTTGTTATAGAGAACTTGTTTTATTTTTGCCATCATGCTGTTATTATTAGCTATGTGATGCAATCTTCCATCATGATTTAGACCTATTCAGTTGCTTTGTTCAATGTCCGATTTTAAGAATAAAGATGTTTGTTTTCACCATCGGCAGTTCTTTACATGATTCAACGTGTCAATAACTACATTGTGTTAGACTACATAACATGCTATGCTGTTTTTAAAACGATGACTTTTGATCTGTGGATTGTCTTCTCATTTTGAGTTGGTTTGTCATTAGGGAAATGCTTTTGAGAGGGATTGGTAATAAGGCTGGTTCTGGGTTTTGTAAGAAGTTCAAAGCgatgttttgtttttgaaaaaaGACTTGCAATGACGCTTGAGCTGTTAGACCGTGTTACAGTCGGTGTAGATTAACTTTGTAGATTAACCAATTTTTGTACTCAGATACTCAATTGAGTATCTGGGCAATAGTTAATCTCATACTAGCGGTACTGTCAAAATATGCACAATAAAGAATGGAATAATTTACTTAAACTCAAGATATGGAGCTGTATGAGCAATTTACCATGGTAACCTGAAACACTACAGTGGTGCATTGAAACTTCAGTTGTCCTTTGACTAAATGACATCCCCTGTGCTTATATCCAAACATACATGTTCCCATAATGACAACCCTGCTGCTGCTTTACTTCCTAGAATAACAGAGTGGTCCTGACAGGGGGGAGAGATCATGAAAAGATAAACACGAGTGACCCTGTTCACAGGGAGAGATATAACTCATGTGGATGCACCAAGGGACAAATTGCCCTTACAGAGAGGGTTTTCAGATTGTTCCAAGGTCCTGTGAGTGTAGTGTGTGAAATTAGCAATTGTTCATATGAGAGACTCCTTGGGTTGACAAGTCCAGAAACAAAAGTTGTACCATGGTGTGTTAGTTAAAGAAAATCTGTAAAAAGCTGGGCCACGACCCCTCTCCACAATGTCCTGGCTGTTACTCTAAATACAATTTAAGCCTTTCTCATTCTGGACacaactatatacagtgggggaaaaaagtatttagtcagccaccaattgtgcaagttctcccacttaaaaagatgagagaggcctgtaattttcatcataggtacacgtcaactatgacagacaaattgaggaaaaaaaatccagaaaatcacattgtaggatttttaatgaatttatttgcaaattatggtggaaaataagtatttggtcacctacaaacaagcaagatttctggctctcacagacctgtaacttcttctttaagaggctcctctgtcctccactcgttacctgtattaatggcacctgtttgaacttgttatcagtataaaagacacctgtccacaatctcaaacagtcacactccaaactccactatggccaagaccaaagagctgtcaaaggacaccagaaacaaaattgtagacctgcaccaggctgggaagactgaatctgcaataggtaagcagcttggtttgaagaaatcaactgtgggagcaattattaggaaatggaagacatacaagactactgataatctccctcgatctggggctccacgcaagatctcaccccgtggggtcaaaatgatcacaagaacagtgagcaaaaatcccagaaccacacagggggccctagtgaatgacctgcagagagctgggaccaaagtaacaaagcctaccatcagtaacacactacgccgccagggactcaaatcctgcagtgccagacgtgtccccctgcttaagccagtacatgtccaggcccgtctgaagtttgctagagtgcatttggatgatccagaagaggattgggagaatgtcatatggtcagatgaaaccaaaatagaactttttggtaaaaactcaactcgtcgtgtttggaggacaaagaatgctgagttgcatccaaagaacaccatacctactgtgaagcatgggggtggaaacatcattctttggggctgttttttctgcaaagggaccagtacgactgatccgtgtaaaggaaagaatgaatggggccatgtatcgtgagattttgagtgaaaacctccttccatcagcaagggcattgaagatgaaacgtggctgggtctttcagcatgacaatgatcccaaacacactgccc is from Coregonus clupeaformis isolate EN_2021a unplaced genomic scaffold, ASM2061545v1 scaf0155, whole genome shotgun sequence and encodes:
- the LOC121558600 gene encoding transcription and mRNA export factor ENY2-2, yielding MSKDSKMRATINQKLTEMGERERLKELLRAKLTECGWRDQLKAHCKDVIKEKGLEHVTVEDLVVEITPKGRVLVPDSVKKELLQRIRAFLAQHAT